One Amycolatopsis thermophila DNA segment encodes these proteins:
- a CDS encoding trypsin-like serine peptidase translates to MFRRLLTVLTVVLLGPALAGSVPAFAAPAPDYTGIVKLSNCSGSLVRLPQSDETDRALVLTNGHCLESGMPEPGEVIVNQPAHRAMGLLGADGRVLGELHATKVVYATMTDTDIAVYALDSSYREIARETGGRPLTIAAAPANVGTPVSVVSGYFTRTWHCSIDRVVYSVREGGWTWKDSIRYAPGCDTIHGTSGSPIVDDATHQIVGVNNTGNDDGEVCTFNNPCEVDENGVVFAQRGLTYGQQTYRIPACFSRGGQLSLVRDGCMLPRPAALPVPIPIPA, encoded by the coding sequence ATGTTCCGCCGCCTGCTCACGGTTCTGACCGTCGTCCTCCTCGGCCCCGCGCTGGCCGGGTCCGTTCCGGCGTTCGCCGCGCCCGCCCCGGACTACACCGGGATCGTCAAGCTCAGCAACTGCTCGGGCTCGCTCGTCCGGCTGCCCCAGTCGGACGAAACCGACCGGGCACTCGTCCTGACGAACGGTCACTGCCTGGAGTCGGGCATGCCGGAGCCCGGCGAGGTGATCGTCAACCAGCCGGCCCACCGCGCCATGGGGCTGCTCGGCGCGGACGGCCGCGTGCTGGGCGAGCTGCACGCGACGAAGGTCGTGTACGCGACGATGACGGACACCGACATCGCCGTCTACGCGCTCGACTCGTCCTACCGCGAAATCGCCCGCGAGACCGGCGGACGGCCGCTGACGATCGCCGCGGCGCCGGCGAACGTCGGCACCCCGGTCAGCGTCGTCTCCGGGTACTTCACGCGCACCTGGCACTGCTCGATCGACCGCGTCGTGTACTCGGTCCGCGAAGGCGGCTGGACCTGGAAGGACTCCATCCGCTACGCCCCGGGCTGCGACACGATCCACGGCACGTCCGGATCGCCGATCGTCGACGACGCGACCCACCAGATCGTCGGAGTCAACAACACGGGCAACGACGACGGCGAGGTGTGCACGTTCAACAACCCGTGCGAGGTGGACGAGAACGGCGTCGTGTTCGCCCAGCGCGGCCTCACCTACGGCCAGCAGACCTACCGCATCCCGGCCTGCTTCTCCCGCGGCGGGCAGCTGAGCCTGGTGCGCGACGGGTGCATGCTGCCGCGGCCTGCCGCGCTGCCGGTGCCCATCCCCATCCCCGCCTGA
- a CDS encoding MerR family transcriptional regulator has protein sequence MDEPMSIAQVSKASGVTSRTLRHYDGIGLLPPAFADASGRRFYRRDQLIRLQQILLLRELGLGLDTIAEILDGTADRAEALRLHRKWLLAERDRLDRLAGTVARTINELEGGERMSAKELFDGFSPDSETAKQLAREAADRWGSQATQSHERSRNWSTEKWAAVNRQGGEATDRLIELARAGVPADDERVLDAVAAHRAWLEHHWTPDAESYTGLGRLYADDERFRSRYDKLNPGFAEYLRDAIAAYARARMG, from the coding sequence ATGGACGAGCCGATGTCGATCGCCCAGGTGTCGAAGGCCTCCGGGGTGACCTCCCGGACCCTCCGGCACTACGACGGCATCGGCCTGCTGCCACCGGCCTTCGCCGACGCCAGTGGGAGGCGCTTCTACCGGCGTGACCAGCTCATCCGGCTGCAGCAGATCCTGCTGCTGCGGGAACTGGGCCTCGGCCTGGACACGATCGCGGAGATCCTGGACGGAACCGCGGACCGGGCCGAGGCACTGCGCCTGCACCGGAAATGGCTGCTGGCGGAGCGCGATCGGCTGGACCGGCTCGCCGGCACCGTCGCCCGCACGATCAACGAACTGGAAGGAGGGGAACGGATGTCCGCGAAAGAGCTGTTCGACGGGTTCTCACCGGACTCGGAAACGGCGAAGCAGCTCGCACGGGAGGCCGCCGACCGGTGGGGCTCGCAAGCCACGCAGTCACACGAACGGAGCAGGAACTGGTCCACGGAGAAGTGGGCCGCGGTCAACCGGCAGGGCGGCGAGGCGACCGACCGGCTGATCGAACTGGCACGCGCGGGCGTGCCGGCCGACGACGAGCGCGTGCTCGACGCGGTCGCCGCGCACCGCGCCTGGCTGGAGCACCACTGGACGCCGGACGCGGAGTCCTACACCGGACTGGGCCGGCTCTACGCCGACGACGAGCGGTTCCGCAGCCGGTACGACAAGCTCAACCCGGGCTTCGCCGAGTACCTGCGGGATGCCATCGCCGCCTACGCGCGGGCCCGCATGGGTTAG